One Luteolibacter yonseiensis genomic window carries:
- a CDS encoding MFS transporter, whose product MNSVPSNKSFAAARVKTLIAVMFCYLFYYTGRQNFGFAIPGMIEELHLTKTQLGWCGAAMLWCYAIGQAINGPLADRFGGRSLMTLGGALSFIMNWAVSLAGGMAGVLIPWSANGLVQSMGWAPGSRILSNWWDRGHRGRVYGWYLFAAGSSSVLTYLMAAWLVDFGWRWIFRLPVALMLVGSVVFWLVVRDKPSQAGFVDLPEEPGAGHDPVPTDREMTLWERYRIGLSCTPFLFGCAAIGFQSLARYGLLIWVPVYFLGDNWKESPQKWISVALPVGMALGALTAGWISDRIFRGGRAAPVILFLLLAAVFASSMGVVGRHSMFAVPLLFLTGFFVYGPQSAFWALAPDLLGKRMTGTGTGMMNFFAYLFAGLGEPLTGYIIQTTRSTHMVFPVVAVSCVLGALLMSFVRIPK is encoded by the coding sequence ATGAATTCCGTCCCTTCCAACAAAAGTTTTGCAGCCGCCAGAGTGAAAACCCTGATCGCGGTAATGTTTTGTTACCTGTTTTATTATACGGGTCGTCAGAACTTTGGTTTCGCCATCCCGGGAATGATCGAGGAGTTGCACCTGACGAAAACGCAACTCGGGTGGTGCGGTGCGGCGATGTTGTGGTGTTACGCCATCGGACAGGCGATCAATGGCCCGCTGGCAGATCGCTTCGGCGGCCGCAGCCTGATGACGCTTGGCGGAGCGCTCTCATTCATCATGAATTGGGCGGTGAGCCTGGCTGGAGGAATGGCGGGGGTGCTCATCCCTTGGTCGGCGAATGGCTTGGTCCAGTCGATGGGCTGGGCACCCGGCAGCCGCATCCTCTCGAACTGGTGGGATCGCGGTCACCGGGGGCGCGTATATGGTTGGTATCTTTTCGCCGCGGGGTCCTCTTCGGTGCTGACCTACCTGATGGCGGCCTGGCTTGTTGACTTCGGCTGGCGCTGGATTTTCCGCCTGCCGGTGGCGCTCATGTTGGTGGGTAGCGTCGTCTTCTGGCTGGTGGTCAGGGACAAGCCTTCGCAGGCGGGTTTCGTAGACCTGCCGGAAGAACCGGGAGCCGGTCATGATCCCGTTCCCACCGACCGGGAAATGACACTGTGGGAACGCTACCGCATCGGTCTCAGTTGCACGCCGTTTCTTTTCGGCTGTGCGGCGATCGGTTTCCAAAGCCTCGCCCGCTATGGGCTGCTCATCTGGGTGCCGGTCTATTTCCTCGGCGACAACTGGAAGGAATCACCGCAGAAATGGATCTCGGTGGCCCTGCCGGTGGGCATGGCTCTCGGAGCGCTGACGGCGGGATGGATATCCGACCGCATCTTCCGCGGTGGCCGCGCCGCACCGGTAATTCTGTTTCTCCTGCTGGCGGCGGTCTTTGCTTCAAGCATGGGAGTGGTGGGCCGTCACTCGATGTTCGCGGTTCCGTTGCTGTTCCTCACCGGCTTCTTCGTCTACGGGCCGCAATCCGCGTTCTGGGCGCTGGCTCCCGATTTGCTCGGCAAGCGGATGACTGGCACCGGGACCGGGATGATGAATTTCTTCGCCTATCTCTTCGCGGGTCTGGGTGAGCCGCTGACCGGGTATATCATCCAGACCACCCGTTCCACCCATATGGTTTTCCCGGTGGTCGCCGTTTCCTGCGTGCTCGGCGCCCTCCTGATGTCTTTCGTCCGCATACCCAAATGA
- a CDS encoding DUF6428 family protein has product MNLSELKSLLSDHSARLFRISLPDGNPVPLSFHVTEVGRVWKTFLDCGGTLRESVTCQLQVWVGQDYDHRIETGKMAAILEKAKAYLPDEGIPVEIEYEDRVISQYTITDHELSDDAVILKLAHKHTECLAPELCGLPPLDRLPAIGGKSSCCGPAGCC; this is encoded by the coding sequence ATGAACCTCTCCGAACTCAAATCCCTTCTCAGCGATCATTCCGCCCGCCTGTTCCGCATCTCCCTGCCCGACGGTAACCCGGTCCCGCTCTCCTTCCACGTCACCGAAGTCGGCCGCGTGTGGAAGACCTTTCTCGACTGCGGCGGCACGCTCCGTGAATCCGTGACCTGCCAGCTCCAGGTCTGGGTCGGGCAGGATTATGACCACCGCATCGAAACCGGAAAAATGGCCGCCATTCTGGAAAAGGCGAAGGCCTATCTGCCGGACGAAGGCATCCCCGTCGAAATCGAATACGAAGACCGGGTCATCTCCCAATACACCATCACAGACCACGAGCTTTCCGACGACGCCGTGATTCTGAAGCTCGCGCACAAACATACCGAATGCCTCGCTCCCGAGTTGTGCGGTCTCCCTCCTCTCGACCGCCTCCCGGCCATCGGTGGCAAATCATCCTGCTGCGGCCCTGCCGGTTGCTGCTGA
- a CDS encoding zinc-binding dehydrogenase, with product MNTERSSARALAAIFSGPGLPFRLEEFPIPTPGPGEILVDVSCSTICGSDLHTWHGRRQEPVPCVLGHEIVGRIVSFGRGTARIDLRGEPLAAGDRITWTLAASCGGCFFCRRGLPQKCEHLFKYGHSSIAPGREFSGGFAECCLLTAGTGVVKLPDSLSDALAAPANCAVATVAAAFDLAGAVEGATVAVLGCGVLGLTAAAMARHLGAAEVVACDIDPERSGLASQFGSTAFSHPSSLLEDVRERTLGRGADVTLEFSGSAAAVSGAIAATRTGGVSVIAGTTTPGGKIELDPNDLVRRMLTIRGLHNYRPENLVTAIDFLIEASGTVPFGLLQGDRFELRNIENAFASSSSRSGRRTAVLP from the coding sequence ATGAATACCGAACGTTCCAGCGCCCGCGCCCTCGCCGCCATTTTTTCAGGCCCCGGCCTTCCATTCCGCCTCGAGGAATTCCCGATCCCGACGCCCGGTCCGGGGGAGATCCTGGTGGATGTGAGTTGCAGCACGATCTGCGGAAGCGACCTCCACACGTGGCATGGCCGCCGCCAGGAACCGGTGCCCTGTGTGCTTGGCCATGAAATCGTGGGGCGCATCGTATCGTTCGGGCGCGGCACCGCCCGCATCGACCTGCGCGGAGAGCCTCTGGCCGCAGGCGACCGCATCACGTGGACGCTGGCCGCTTCCTGCGGCGGCTGCTTTTTCTGCCGCCGTGGCCTGCCGCAGAAGTGCGAACACCTTTTCAAATACGGTCACAGTTCGATCGCTCCGGGACGCGAATTCAGCGGCGGATTCGCCGAATGCTGCCTGCTCACGGCGGGCACCGGCGTGGTGAAACTGCCGGACTCCCTGTCGGACGCGCTGGCGGCTCCGGCGAACTGTGCGGTAGCCACCGTGGCCGCCGCCTTCGACCTTGCAGGTGCGGTCGAGGGGGCGACCGTCGCGGTGCTTGGCTGCGGTGTGCTCGGTCTCACCGCCGCCGCGATGGCACGTCATCTGGGTGCCGCCGAAGTGGTCGCTTGTGACATCGATCCGGAGCGCTCCGGGCTGGCATCGCAGTTCGGCTCCACGGCATTCAGTCATCCTTCGAGCCTGTTGGAAGATGTCCGCGAGCGGACCCTCGGCCGGGGGGCGGATGTGACGCTTGAGTTCTCCGGATCGGCGGCCGCCGTTTCCGGAGCGATCGCCGCCACCCGGACCGGTGGTGTTTCCGTCATCGCGGGAACCACCACTCCGGGTGGAAAAATCGAGCTGGATCCGAACGATCTCGTCCGCCGGATGCTCACCATCCGCGGCCTCCACAACTACCGCCCGGAGAACCTTGTGACCGCCATTGATTTTCTAATAGAAGCCTCCGGGACAGTTCCTTTCGGCCTGCTGCAAGGTGACCGATTCGAGCTCCGAAACATTGAAAACGCGTTCGCCTCCTCCTCCTCCCGGAGTGGCCGGCGCACCGCCGTACTGCCCTGA
- a CDS encoding MIP/aquaporin family protein, translating to MKRLFAEFLGTFFLVFAGTGAIVINQASGGAITHLGIALVFGLVVLVMIHTFGDVSGAHLNPAVTIGFAVAGRFPWRELPGYIGAQSIGAVSASVLLKILFPTSPTLGATMPSGSVFQSFVLEVVLTAILMLVILSVSVGAKEKGITAGITIGGLVGLEALFAGPVSGASMNPVRSLAPAIVSGNFQDLWLYPSATILGALIGVILCHAVRQSDCGSHVPHP from the coding sequence ATGAAACGTTTGTTCGCCGAGTTTCTGGGAACCTTCTTTCTCGTGTTTGCGGGAACGGGAGCCATCGTCATCAATCAGGCAAGCGGCGGAGCGATCACCCACCTCGGGATAGCCCTGGTATTCGGTCTGGTGGTGCTGGTGATGATCCACACCTTTGGCGATGTCAGCGGTGCGCATCTCAATCCCGCGGTCACCATCGGCTTCGCGGTCGCAGGGCGTTTTCCGTGGCGTGAGCTGCCAGGCTACATCGGCGCGCAGTCCATCGGAGCCGTTTCCGCGAGTGTTCTTCTCAAAATCCTTTTTCCTACCTCCCCCACCCTGGGTGCCACGATGCCCTCCGGCAGCGTGTTTCAAAGTTTCGTATTGGAGGTCGTGCTTACGGCGATTCTGATGCTGGTCATTCTCAGTGTGTCGGTCGGAGCAAAGGAAAAAGGCATCACAGCCGGCATCACGATCGGTGGACTGGTCGGCCTCGAGGCGTTGTTTGCCGGGCCTGTCAGCGGAGCGTCGATGAACCCGGTCCGATCCCTCGCCCCCGCCATTGTCAGCGGAAATTTCCAGGATCTATGGCTTTATCCATCGGCCACGATCCTGGGTGCTCTCATTGGGGTCATCTTGTGCCATGCCGTGCGCCAATCCGACTGCGGGTCCCATGTTCCACACCCTTGA
- a CDS encoding DUF1501 domain-containing protein, with protein MNSPMSGNPNPFPCGRISRRNFLFQAGGGFLGTALGGLWAQEGEIRDAILGPHFQPKAKSIIFLFMCGGVSHIDTFDPKGNDHAGKFIDAIGFGDNQASMRRPVIPCLRTFTRYGKSGIPVSDWFPHVGGVIDDISVVRSMWCHESNHFPAVIETCTGHRGRAFEHPTFGSWVSYALGSVNRNLPTFVNIGRPSSPVQLTGGYLGASVAATPFQAGEIPIPNLHPPKGSSSAERDRQARELHEMNREFRQRYAINSDIQARAKAYELAASMQMSAPEAVDFSREPDHVKELYGIDRPETVEFGKQLLLARRLAERGVRFIQICNSGGGNGGWDAHGDMKTHEPLCRATDKPIAGLIRDLKQRGLLDETMVVWTSEFGRTPWSQNTTGRDHNPKGYTCWLAGGGIKGGVVHGATDEVGYKAVESPHYYSDLHATILRQLGIDHTKMEVPSLGTVSRLVEHGGPIKEIIS; from the coding sequence ATGAATTCACCTATGTCCGGTAATCCGAATCCATTCCCTTGCGGACGTATCTCGCGCCGGAACTTCCTCTTCCAGGCGGGCGGGGGATTTCTGGGCACCGCGCTCGGCGGCCTGTGGGCGCAGGAAGGCGAGATCAGGGACGCCATTCTGGGACCTCATTTCCAACCCAAGGCGAAGTCCATCATCTTCCTCTTCATGTGCGGCGGGGTCAGCCACATCGACACCTTCGATCCCAAGGGCAACGACCATGCCGGCAAGTTCATCGACGCCATCGGCTTCGGTGACAACCAGGCCTCCATGAGGCGTCCGGTCATACCCTGCCTCCGGACGTTCACCCGTTATGGAAAATCCGGCATTCCGGTGTCCGACTGGTTTCCGCATGTGGGCGGTGTGATCGACGACATTTCGGTGGTCCGTTCAATGTGGTGCCACGAGAGCAACCACTTTCCCGCCGTCATCGAAACCTGCACCGGCCACCGTGGCCGCGCTTTCGAGCACCCGACGTTCGGCAGCTGGGTGTCCTATGCGCTGGGTTCTGTAAATCGCAACCTGCCGACTTTCGTGAACATCGGCCGGCCGTCATCGCCGGTGCAGCTGACCGGTGGCTACCTCGGCGCGTCTGTCGCCGCCACGCCGTTCCAGGCCGGTGAGATTCCGATTCCGAACCTGCATCCGCCCAAGGGCAGTTCCAGTGCGGAGCGCGACCGGCAGGCGCGGGAGCTTCACGAAATGAACCGGGAATTCCGCCAGCGTTACGCGATCAATTCGGACATCCAGGCCCGCGCCAAGGCCTACGAACTGGCCGCCAGCATGCAGATGTCCGCCCCCGAGGCCGTCGATTTCTCGCGCGAGCCGGATCATGTGAAGGAACTGTATGGCATCGACAGGCCCGAGACGGTGGAGTTCGGCAAACAACTCCTCCTCGCCCGCCGCCTCGCCGAGCGGGGAGTCCGTTTCATCCAGATCTGCAATTCGGGCGGCGGCAACGGCGGATGGGACGCCCACGGCGACATGAAGACTCACGAGCCTCTCTGCCGGGCCACGGACAAGCCCATCGCCGGGCTCATCAGGGACCTGAAGCAGCGCGGCCTGCTTGACGAAACCATGGTCGTCTGGACCAGCGAGTTCGGTCGCACGCCCTGGTCGCAGAACACCACCGGCCGCGACCACAACCCCAAAGGCTACACCTGCTGGCTCGCCGGTGGCGGCATCAAGGGTGGAGTGGTCCATGGGGCGACGGACGAAGTCGGTTACAAGGCGGTGGAGAGCCCCCACTACTACAGCGACCTGCACGCCACCATCCTCCGGCAGCTCGGGATCGACCACACCAAGATGGAAGTCCCCTCCCTCGGAACCGTCTCGCGGCTCGTCGAGCACGGCGGTCCCATCAAGGAGATCATCAGTTAG
- a CDS encoding ArsR/SmtB family transcription factor: MKNIVTFSKALADPTRWRIIRLVMDQALCVCELADILEMPQSSVSSHVQIIRKAGLLESEKCEKWTYFQIDGDYRKIIRSLAKFFSDSDNLISQTDTVRSIQRLAQRETSCCPGPKTLTLRKPAKA, from the coding sequence ATGAAAAACATCGTCACGTTTTCCAAAGCCCTCGCGGACCCCACCCGCTGGCGCATCATCCGGCTGGTGATGGATCAGGCGCTTTGCGTGTGCGAGCTTGCCGACATTCTGGAAATGCCCCAGTCGTCCGTTTCCAGCCACGTCCAGATCATCCGCAAGGCCGGCCTCCTGGAGAGCGAGAAGTGCGAAAAATGGACCTATTTCCAGATCGACGGCGACTACCGCAAGATCATCCGGTCGCTTGCCAAATTCTTCAGCGACTCGGACAACCTCATTTCCCAAACCGACACCGTACGCTCGATCCAGCGGCTGGCCCAACGTGAAACCAGCTGCTGCCCTGGTCCGAAAACCCTGACACTCAGGAAACCCGCCAAAGCATGA
- a CDS encoding beta strand repeat-containing protein produces the protein MKTTRHNQYLAAAITLTITASVMVPALLHGAATLDSKDVFIVTGVVDGNVIVPGDLSVVRGIDLGATASSALQIDYVGGSTDRATFGTTEAANEFLWRDNVNATPRNKLLLGTGNILTLYKADGTTNGIILAPDTGSIVLPATGGNIKVGSVTALTAGTTGELTFPSAPTFSNGLLVPGGQLNVSATTASNGPTSGALTVAGGLGVQGDINGVKVGRGGGNIASNTAVGVSALGANTTGAGNSAFGSQALFANTTTNSNSAFGSQALYANTTGFDNTATGAGALRTNTTGYFNSAHGSLALYYNVGGNYNSAFGYQALYLNTTGNANTAYGVQALRGNTTGQQNTATGTGALYTNGTGSDNTAIGTNALYINGSGAQNTAIGSQSLRGNTTGYNNSSTGYQALYTNTWGNKNVATGRRALYLNTYGSTNSALGHQALYSNTIGNNNTAVGGDALYSNTDGAANTAIGVDAMRSSTWGAYNTVVGYQTLRNNFYGGYNAALGTQTLQANVTGSSNVALGDSALYSNISGHYNVASGSCALFWNTTGELNAAGGFYALFANTTGSQNTGMGEYSGAGNTTGGGNLFLGSYAGRYQTDGTTDLADPQNSIYIGANSRGKDDGDDNSIVIGANAVGEGANTSVLGNASTEKAHVFGQTTLTNTPWKTRAVGVSPLADPTMSESDNGGDALVIEGHTVMKGKVTVSEPQGDIPMFSGY, from the coding sequence ATGAAAACCACCCGCCACAATCAATATCTGGCTGCCGCCATCACCCTCACCATCACCGCCTCGGTAATGGTTCCCGCCCTTCTTCATGGAGCGGCCACGCTTGATTCCAAAGACGTGTTCATTGTGACAGGAGTCGTGGATGGCAATGTCATCGTCCCGGGGGATCTGAGCGTTGTCAGGGGAATCGACCTCGGAGCCACGGCTTCCTCGGCGCTGCAGATCGATTATGTCGGAGGCTCTACGGACAGGGCGACATTCGGCACCACCGAGGCGGCCAATGAATTCCTATGGAGGGACAATGTCAACGCCACTCCGAGAAACAAGCTGCTGCTTGGCACGGGCAACATCCTGACGCTTTACAAGGCGGACGGAACGACGAATGGCATCATCCTGGCACCTGACACGGGTTCGATCGTCCTGCCGGCGACAGGTGGAAACATCAAGGTCGGCTCGGTCACGGCGTTGACGGCGGGCACCACTGGAGAACTGACTTTTCCCAGCGCTCCGACTTTCTCCAACGGACTTCTGGTTCCGGGAGGACAGCTCAACGTGAGCGCCACAACGGCATCCAACGGCCCGACCTCGGGAGCTCTCACCGTTGCCGGTGGTCTCGGTGTGCAGGGAGACATCAACGGCGTGAAAGTGGGAAGAGGCGGTGGCAACATCGCGAGCAATACGGCGGTCGGGGTCAGCGCCCTAGGTGCCAATACCACCGGTGCTGGCAACTCCGCGTTCGGAAGCCAGGCGCTTTTCGCGAACACCACCACCAATTCCAATTCCGCGTTCGGGAGCCAGGCCCTTTATGCGAACACCACCGGCTTTGACAATACCGCGACCGGTGCCGGGGCCCTACGCACCAACACCACGGGCTATTTCAACTCGGCACACGGGAGTTTGGCTCTTTATTACAATGTCGGCGGCAATTATAATTCCGCTTTCGGGTATCAGGCTCTCTATCTCAACACCACTGGCAATGCCAACACCGCATACGGGGTACAGGCCCTCCGCGGTAACACCACCGGCCAACAGAACACGGCGACGGGGACCGGCGCTCTTTACACCAACGGTACAGGCTCGGACAATACGGCGATTGGAACCAACGCGCTCTATATCAACGGATCGGGCGCTCAAAACACCGCGATAGGATCTCAGTCCCTCCGCGGCAACACCACGGGCTACAACAACTCGTCTACCGGCTACCAAGCCCTTTACACCAATACCTGGGGCAACAAGAACGTCGCGACCGGCAGGCGGGCGCTCTATTTGAACACCTACGGCAGCACGAACTCCGCGCTCGGACATCAAGCTCTCTATTCCAACACCATAGGGAATAACAATACCGCGGTCGGGGGAGATGCACTCTATTCAAACACCGACGGGGCGGCGAACACCGCAATCGGAGTCGATGCCATGCGTTCGAGCACCTGGGGGGCGTACAACACCGTGGTCGGCTATCAAACCCTCCGCAACAACTTCTACGGCGGTTATAACGCCGCTTTGGGAACCCAAACTCTCCAAGCCAATGTTACCGGGTCGAGCAATGTCGCACTCGGTGATTCCGCTCTCTATTCCAACATCTCCGGCCATTACAATGTCGCGTCCGGATCCTGTGCGCTGTTTTGGAACACCACAGGCGAGCTCAACGCCGCCGGAGGGTTTTACGCCCTCTTCGCCAATACCACCGGCAGCCAAAACACGGGTATGGGCGAATATTCGGGAGCGGGCAATACGACGGGTGGTGGCAACCTCTTCCTGGGTTCTTATGCCGGCAGATACCAAACCGATGGCACAACCGATCTCGCCGATCCCCAGAACAGCATTTACATAGGAGCCAACTCGCGGGGCAAGGATGACGGCGACGACAACTCCATCGTCATCGGCGCCAACGCCGTCGGCGAGGGCGCGAACACCAGTGTCCTGGGCAACGCCTCCACGGAAAAGGCACACGTTTTCGGACAGACCACCCTCACCAACACTCCTTGGAAAACGCGGGCCGTAGGCGTTTCCCCCCTGGCAGATCCAACCATGTCCGAATCCGACAACGGAGGCGACGCCCTGGTGATCGAAGGGCACACCGTGATGAAGGGGAAGGTGACGGTTTCCGAGCCGCAGGGCGACATTCCGATGTTCTCAGGCTACTGA
- a CDS encoding arsenate reductase ArsC, giving the protein MSTPAILVLCTGNSCRSHMAEGILRDKLGSGFRIESAGSRPAGYVHPLAIRALSEIGIDISGNRSKHLDEFLGDDIETVITVCGNADQVCPMFPGQVNRHHFPFDDPAHAEGGEEEQMVMFRRVRDEIQAVFGAYAAGRSDALKTR; this is encoded by the coding sequence ATGTCCACTCCCGCCATCCTCGTCCTTTGCACCGGAAACTCATGCCGCTCCCACATGGCGGAAGGCATACTGAGAGACAAACTTGGCAGCGGCTTCAGGATAGAAAGCGCGGGGTCCAGACCCGCTGGTTACGTTCATCCCCTCGCCATCCGCGCGTTGTCTGAAATCGGAATCGACATCAGCGGCAACCGTTCGAAGCATCTCGACGAATTTCTCGGCGATGACATTGAAACGGTGATCACCGTCTGTGGCAATGCCGATCAGGTCTGTCCGATGTTTCCCGGGCAGGTGAACAGACATCACTTTCCCTTCGACGACCCGGCACACGCGGAAGGCGGGGAGGAGGAGCAGATGGTCATGTTCAGGCGCGTGCGCGATGAAATTCAGGCGGTGTTCGGTGCTTATGCGGCGGGGAGATCGGACGCCCTCAAAACCCGATGA
- a CDS encoding DUF1549 and DUF1553 domain-containing protein, translating into MMRLSLAKLVRCRVRSRRVGVMLAGVAVVAGANHSFAADNPGDLLWSLAPVNRPVVPEGDAAMTNPIDRFLEAERVAKGLGMVGPADKLTLLRRVHLDLTGLPPSPEEQEAFLTDTSPEAYEKVVDRLLAGEQHAVRYARRWLDVLRYADVDEKMGPGSGIHLWRDWVVNSIRDDLPYDQFVQLQLTGRRVGERTQMSDTGFRSRKEPRPGDVFALGFLARGVGADPQDLAINAVDTVSTAFMGLTIGCAKCHDHKFDPVSQVDYYSMKALFDPLVAKKVNLASSADLVAAGRAMEETQKKRAPHEKELAAFLDPYKSKLREERIQMLPPEVQAVIRKPEKERTVEEQKTADDYFPILRIDDGKIEEVLPAEMVGRYRDLKRQVEEAGRGNSAPELPAFTTVDVDRGREQMKSYILTSGEPARPELQNEVKPGWPFAAGDYDFRDGRIEAFADWLTNPSNPLFARVAVNRLWQWHFGVGLQKLPSDFGLQSDGPSHPALLDWLASEFVKQGYSMKQMNRLMVTSQAYRMSSEVPPESMANHKIDPDDTYLWHFRLQRLEAEPIWDSIHAAAGNLDLQVGGRSFDPNGGGQGRRGGDDASRTNASVKRRAAYMIRGYAPSRDVTPGFLQSFDVDDGRVPCPVRTQTVTAPQSLFLMNSPEIEAATNGLAERLKNESGGDLNRAVDLAYRLTIARPPSAPEIDRATAYLEGDPERLKPFSWLLFNLDEFTYVR; encoded by the coding sequence ATGATGAGGCTTTCACTGGCGAAACTGGTTCGATGCCGCGTGAGATCACGTCGGGTCGGCGTGATGCTGGCAGGCGTGGCCGTCGTGGCGGGCGCGAACCATTCCTTCGCCGCCGACAATCCCGGCGACCTGCTGTGGTCGCTGGCACCGGTGAACCGTCCGGTGGTGCCGGAAGGTGACGCTGCCATGACGAACCCCATCGACCGGTTTCTCGAAGCGGAACGTGTGGCCAAGGGGCTCGGGATGGTGGGTCCTGCGGACAAGTTGACCCTGCTCCGTCGCGTCCATCTTGACCTGACCGGACTCCCGCCTTCTCCTGAGGAACAGGAAGCTTTTCTCACAGACACTTCTCCGGAGGCCTACGAAAAAGTGGTGGACCGGCTTCTGGCTGGGGAACAACACGCGGTGCGGTATGCGCGGCGTTGGCTGGATGTCCTGCGCTATGCGGATGTGGATGAAAAGATGGGCCCGGGGTCGGGAATCCATCTCTGGCGGGACTGGGTGGTCAACTCCATCCGCGACGATCTTCCGTATGACCAGTTCGTGCAGCTCCAGCTTACCGGCCGCCGCGTCGGCGAGCGGACCCAGATGTCGGATACGGGCTTCCGCTCGCGCAAGGAGCCGAGACCGGGTGATGTTTTCGCATTGGGGTTTCTGGCCCGTGGTGTGGGGGCGGATCCACAGGATCTGGCAATTAATGCGGTGGACACCGTTTCGACGGCGTTCATGGGGCTGACCATCGGTTGCGCGAAGTGTCACGATCACAAGTTCGATCCCGTTTCGCAGGTCGATTATTATTCGATGAAGGCGTTGTTCGACCCGCTGGTGGCGAAAAAGGTGAATCTCGCGAGCTCCGCGGATCTGGTTGCGGCTGGAAGGGCGATGGAGGAGACGCAGAAAAAGCGGGCGCCTCATGAAAAGGAACTCGCGGCATTTCTCGATCCCTACAAGTCGAAGCTCCGCGAGGAACGGATCCAGATGCTGCCACCGGAAGTGCAGGCGGTCATCAGGAAACCCGAGAAGGAGCGGACGGTGGAGGAGCAGAAAACCGCCGACGATTATTTCCCCATCCTCCGCATCGACGACGGCAAGATCGAGGAAGTGCTGCCTGCGGAAATGGTGGGCCGGTATCGTGATTTGAAAAGGCAGGTCGAAGAGGCGGGGCGGGGGAACTCCGCCCCGGAGCTTCCGGCCTTCACCACGGTGGATGTGGACCGCGGCCGGGAGCAGATGAAAAGCTACATCCTCACCAGCGGGGAGCCGGCCCGTCCCGAGCTTCAGAACGAGGTCAAGCCCGGCTGGCCTTTTGCGGCCGGGGATTACGATTTCCGCGACGGACGTATCGAGGCATTCGCGGATTGGCTTACAAATCCATCCAACCCGCTGTTCGCCCGGGTGGCGGTCAACCGTCTGTGGCAATGGCATTTCGGCGTGGGACTGCAGAAGCTTCCCAGCGACTTCGGATTGCAATCCGATGGTCCGTCGCACCCGGCCCTGCTGGATTGGCTTGCTTCGGAATTCGTGAAACAGGGCTACAGCATGAAACAGATGAACCGCCTGATGGTGACATCGCAGGCCTACCGGATGAGCTCCGAGGTGCCGCCTGAATCGATGGCGAACCACAAGATCGATCCGGATGACACCTATCTCTGGCACTTCAGGTTGCAACGTCTCGAAGCGGAGCCGATCTGGGATTCCATCCACGCGGCGGCGGGTAATCTGGATTTGCAGGTCGGTGGCCGCTCCTTCGACCCGAATGGTGGCGGGCAGGGACGCCGTGGTGGGGATGATGCCTCCAGAACAAACGCTTCCGTAAAACGCCGTGCCGCTTACATGATCCGTGGTTATGCTCCGAGCCGTGACGTCACTCCCGGTTTCCTGCAGTCCTTCGATGTGGATGACGGACGGGTTCCCTGCCCGGTACGCACCCAGACGGTGACCGCACCGCAATCGCTTTTCCTCATGAACAGCCCGGAGATCGAGGCCGCGACGAACGGACTGGCAGAGCGGTTGAAAAACGAATCCGGTGGAGACCTGAACCGCGCGGTGGATCTGGCCTACCGCCTGACCATCGCCCGGCCACCCAGCGCTCCGGAGATCGACCGCGCCACGGCCTACCTCGAGGGCGATCCCGAGCGGCTCAAACCGTTTTCCTGGCTCCTCTTCAACCTAGATGAATTCACCTATGTCCGGTAA